In Flavobacteriales bacterium, a genomic segment contains:
- a CDS encoding putative sulfate exporter family transporter: MQNFKTKIPGLLASLAIAVMAVIASTVVSSVGAILMALILGAVIGNLGLNTRVLNSGLKFVEKTILELAIVLIGFGFDGKHLSELRVELMISLVVVVTMVLFLSILLGRLFKVDKKLSILLGVGNAICGSAAIAAIAPFLKSDEKDIGLSLGVINLLGVIGLALLPGLSYLLCFSDFETGVLIGGTLQAIGHVAASSFSMGDTIGSWAMVVKMGRVFLLIPLLVVMYFIGRKKSEVVGRFPWFILAFAAAVYVAQTGFFPDSFMKGLAAAGDFALALAMAAIGIGIRVKPLLNVSAKGIALGTALFGLQILMIVGLVYSLRQLG, encoded by the coding sequence ATGCAGAATTTCAAAACAAAGATTCCTGGATTGCTTGCGTCTTTAGCGATTGCGGTGATGGCCGTGATTGCTTCAACCGTTGTTTCTTCGGTCGGTGCAATATTGATGGCGCTCATTCTCGGAGCGGTAATTGGCAACTTAGGACTTAATACGCGTGTACTGAATTCAGGCTTGAAGTTCGTAGAGAAAACGATTCTGGAACTGGCAATCGTGCTTATCGGTTTTGGATTTGATGGGAAACACCTTTCCGAACTACGAGTTGAATTGATGATTTCATTGGTTGTGGTAGTTACGATGGTGCTTTTTCTTTCTATTCTCTTGGGTAGACTTTTTAAGGTCGATAAGAAACTGAGCATACTTCTTGGAGTTGGCAATGCCATTTGCGGTTCGGCTGCCATTGCAGCAATAGCACCCTTCTTGAAGTCTGATGAAAAGGATATCGGATTATCGCTTGGAGTTATCAATCTACTTGGGGTTATCGGATTAGCTCTTCTTCCAGGTCTTTCTTATTTGCTTTGCTTCTCGGATTTTGAGACCGGAGTTTTGATCGGTGGAACCTTACAGGCTATTGGTCATGTGGCTGCTTCCTCGTTTTCCATGGGAGACACGATAGGATCATGGGCCATGGTAGTAAAAATGGGTCGCGTGTTTTTGCTGATTCCATTGTTGGTCGTCATGTATTTCATTGGGCGCAAAAAATCGGAAGTCGTTGGCAGATTCCCTTGGTTCATACTGGCATTTGCTGCTGCCGTTTACGTAGCACAAACGGGCTTTTTTCCAGATTCATTTATGAAAGGATTAGCTGCAGCAGGAGATTTTGCACTTGCTTTAGCTATGGCTGCAATCGGAATCGGAATTAGGGTAAAGCCGTTGCTCAACGTCAGTGCAAAGGGAATTGCCTTAGGAACTGCATTGTTCGGACTTCAGATATTAATGATTGTTGGCTTGGTCTATTCTCTTCGTCAGTTGGGCTGA
- a CDS encoding polysaccharide deacetylase family protein, whose protein sequence is MNAFSVDLEDWYQGIELPFSSWNQHTERIRKGLDPLLALLDKHNTKGTFFTLGWIGEKYPELIKQITDAGHEMASHGYSHEKVYDLSPEAFREEIRRTKKVLEDISGTEVVAYRAPFFSVTNKSLWALDILKEEGYTIDCSISPVKTWRYGISTTPDEIFVIKENGMTEFPVSTFKMLTKNLGIGGAYFRLFPYMLTSNGLKQRAKDGKANMFYIHPWEYDPHHPVVEMERKAKITHYTRLSKTIPFTDKLLGQFEFDTVSNVVKAYKSKREINEYSIEILKD, encoded by the coding sequence ATGAATGCATTCAGCGTAGATCTGGAAGATTGGTATCAGGGAATTGAACTTCCATTCAGTTCGTGGAACCAACACACGGAGCGAATTAGAAAAGGTTTGGACCCTTTATTAGCGCTTTTGGACAAGCACAACACCAAAGGCACGTTTTTCACTTTGGGTTGGATAGGTGAAAAATATCCAGAACTCATTAAACAGATAACAGATGCTGGCCACGAAATGGCCTCGCACGGCTACTCGCACGAGAAGGTTTATGACCTGAGTCCAGAAGCTTTCCGCGAAGAAATAAGAAGGACCAAAAAGGTTCTAGAGGATATTTCAGGAACTGAAGTGGTCGCCTATCGCGCACCGTTCTTTTCGGTCACCAACAAATCCTTGTGGGCTTTGGATATTCTTAAAGAAGAAGGCTACACCATAGATTGTTCGATTTCGCCCGTAAAAACATGGCGTTATGGCATTTCTACAACTCCAGATGAAATTTTTGTGATCAAGGAGAATGGAATGACAGAGTTTCCTGTTTCCACCTTCAAAATGCTCACGAAAAACCTCGGCATCGGTGGTGCGTATTTCCGTCTTTTCCCTTACATGCTTACTAGCAACGGACTGAAGCAGCGAGCAAAGGACGGGAAGGCTAACATGTTCTACATTCATCCGTGGGAATACGACCCACATCATCCTGTGGTGGAAATGGAACGAAAAGCGAAAATCACGCATTACACACGTTTAAGTAAAACCATTCCGTTTACCGATAAACTGCTCGGCCAGTTTGAATTTGACACGGTAAGCAACGTTGTGAAAGCGTACAAATCGAAAAGAGAGATCAATGAGTATAGCATTGAGATTCTCAAGGATTGA
- a CDS encoding GNAT family N-acetyltransferase produces the protein MSIALRFSRIEPEQQALLLQEIRHILTEVGAHNVEIYNQTYWDWQYKQLPTGKSYVYAAWDDNRIIGYYHVPVYSCRVNGELKLIGNIQDVAVNPNYRGVGLFRKLAEFANEDLDKSDVDLIYTFPNDKSIHTFLKYNDFEVVSSVPTYLRPVRSSGIIRSKINLLGLEKVIGFFADATINLFSKNIRIKNAFVEKITEVTDEVEALFEQYAASFPAHLIRDKAWLDWRYLRSARGKHHMLALREDGKLSAVVVVKEDEMLGNPSLLIMDFAHINGKEQSLTYLIDQVRKDQSLTGAAYNLIFVSAIAPALSSLKKIGFVAIPEKVNPRVLNLLSRSCSNLDAKPIQTKDNWLLTLGDWDVF, from the coding sequence ATGAGTATAGCATTGAGATTCTCAAGGATTGAACCCGAACAGCAAGCGCTGCTGCTTCAGGAAATTCGACATATTCTGACGGAAGTCGGAGCGCACAACGTTGAAATTTACAACCAGACATATTGGGATTGGCAATACAAACAGCTTCCAACTGGTAAGAGCTACGTTTATGCCGCTTGGGATGACAATCGCATCATTGGCTATTACCATGTTCCTGTTTATAGTTGCCGTGTTAACGGAGAATTGAAATTGATCGGCAACATTCAGGATGTGGCCGTAAACCCGAATTACCGTGGCGTTGGACTTTTTCGAAAACTCGCTGAATTTGCCAATGAAGACCTCGACAAGTCTGATGTTGATCTGATCTACACGTTTCCGAACGATAAAAGCATCCACACCTTTCTGAAGTACAATGATTTTGAAGTGGTAAGTTCTGTTCCTACTTACTTGCGACCGGTGCGTTCTTCGGGAATTATCCGAAGTAAGATCAATCTTTTGGGGCTCGAAAAGGTGATTGGATTTTTTGCAGATGCAACCATCAACCTATTCTCTAAAAACATCCGGATCAAGAATGCATTTGTGGAGAAAATCACGGAAGTGACTGACGAAGTTGAGGCGCTTTTCGAACAATACGCAGCTTCATTTCCTGCACATTTGATCAGAGACAAAGCCTGGCTAGATTGGCGATATCTTCGGTCTGCCCGTGGAAAACATCACATGCTGGCACTTCGCGAAGACGGAAAACTGTCAGCCGTTGTAGTAGTGAAAGAAGATGAAATGCTTGGAAATCCGTCCTTACTCATTATGGATTTTGCACATATCAACGGGAAAGAACAATCACTCACATATCTTATTGATCAAGTCAGGAAAGACCAATCATTAACGGGCGCGGCATACAATCTCATATTCGTTTCGGCCATTGCTCCGGCCCTTTCTTCGCTTAAAAAGATCGGCTTTGTTGCCATTCCAGAAAAAGTGAATCCGCGTGTATTGAACCTGTTAAGCAGAAGTTGCAGCAACTTAGATGCAAAACCAATTCAAACGAAAGACAACTGGTTGCTCACACTGGGCGATTGGGACGTTTTTTAG
- a CDS encoding methyltransferase domain-containing protein, with the protein MNYKLLFPTFRRRFKFVNEQLGLFGRSEGEALNVGTGEGDYDHMVSQHVKRLISCDINQDDLDFAKQFNADVPNVNYEIQDAMNLSYQDNRFELLVCLEVIEHVPDSVQLVKEWARVLAPNGTAIVSFPSNHFPFTYDPINRILQRFGTYVPIGAYGYGHWKLIDPTEFEQWIEAAGFEIMQKAPLSSYFSSAFEFYYPSIIQSLLKPNSGNAVGGKKKKLAVRPSRKDSWLGGATDMLISIDKLLFGWSSSSVNIGYVLRKK; encoded by the coding sequence TTGAACTATAAACTGCTCTTTCCAACGTTTCGCAGGCGTTTCAAGTTTGTGAATGAACAACTCGGTCTTTTCGGTCGGAGTGAAGGTGAAGCGCTGAATGTTGGAACAGGCGAGGGCGACTACGATCACATGGTTTCGCAGCACGTAAAACGATTGATCTCTTGCGATATCAACCAAGATGACCTCGATTTTGCCAAGCAATTCAATGCTGATGTTCCGAATGTGAACTACGAAATTCAAGACGCCATGAACTTGAGCTATCAGGACAATCGTTTTGAACTATTGGTCTGTTTGGAAGTGATTGAGCACGTTCCCGATTCAGTTCAATTGGTGAAAGAATGGGCGCGTGTGCTAGCGCCAAACGGCACTGCCATTGTTTCATTTCCTTCCAATCATTTTCCATTCACTTACGACCCGATAAATCGGATTTTGCAACGCTTCGGAACCTATGTTCCTATTGGTGCTTATGGTTATGGGCATTGGAAGTTGATCGATCCGACCGAATTTGAACAATGGATTGAAGCTGCAGGATTTGAAATTATGCAAAAAGCACCTCTTTCAAGCTACTTTTCTAGCGCGTTCGAATTCTATTATCCAAGTATCATCCAATCCTTGCTGAAGCCAAATTCAGGTAATGCTGTTGGAGGAAAGAAGAAGAAACTCGCAGTCCGACCTTCTAGAAAAGATTCTTGGTTAGGAGGCGCAACTGACATGCTCATTTCAATCGATAAGCTGCTTTTTGGCTGGAGCAGTTCTTCTGTGAATATTGGCTACGTCCTTCGGAAGAAGTAA
- the purT gene encoding formate-dependent phosphoribosylglycinamide formyltransferase, whose protein sequence is MRKKILLLGSGELGKEFVIALQRYGQYVIAVDSYEGAPAMQVAHEFEVIDMLDGNALDAIVAKHQPDLVIPEIEAIRTERLYDYEKTGIQVVPSAKAANFTMNRKAIRDLAAKQLNLKTANYRYATSADELKAAVAEVGIPCVVKPLMSSSGKGQSSIRTEEEIQKAWDYALSGSRGDLVEVIVEEFIPFESEITLLTVTQKNGPTLFCPAIGHRQERGDYQESWQPATLSDAALKTAQDMADKVTEALTGAGIWGVEFFISGDTVWFSELSPRPHDTGMVTLAGSQNFSEFELHARAVLGLTIPEITLERVAASAVVLASDTNPDQPLVSGLDEAAKFPQTDFRVFGKPNTRPYRRMAVGLAYDGLDGSTDAVRKVAKQVADCIKIN, encoded by the coding sequence ATGCGTAAAAAGATACTCTTACTCGGAAGCGGTGAATTAGGAAAGGAATTCGTGATTGCACTTCAGCGTTACGGGCAATACGTGATTGCGGTTGATAGCTACGAAGGCGCTCCGGCCATGCAGGTTGCGCACGAGTTTGAGGTGATTGATATGTTGGATGGAAATGCGTTGGATGCTATTGTTGCTAAGCATCAGCCCGATCTTGTTATTCCAGAAATTGAAGCCATTCGCACAGAGCGACTTTACGATTACGAAAAGACAGGCATTCAGGTGGTTCCAAGTGCAAAGGCAGCCAATTTCACCATGAACAGAAAAGCCATTCGCGATCTTGCGGCTAAACAACTCAATCTGAAAACGGCCAATTATCGCTATGCAACTTCTGCGGATGAATTGAAAGCGGCTGTAGCTGAAGTGGGCATTCCATGTGTAGTAAAACCGTTGATGTCTTCATCGGGAAAAGGTCAATCATCCATTAGAACGGAAGAGGAGATTCAAAAAGCGTGGGATTATGCGCTTTCCGGCTCTCGGGGCGATCTGGTGGAAGTGATTGTCGAAGAGTTCATTCCATTTGAATCAGAAATCACCCTATTAACGGTTACGCAGAAGAATGGGCCAACCTTGTTCTGCCCCGCCATTGGGCACCGACAAGAACGAGGAGATTATCAGGAAAGTTGGCAACCAGCTACCCTAAGTGATGCTGCATTGAAAACAGCGCAGGATATGGCCGATAAGGTTACCGAAGCGTTAACTGGTGCAGGTATTTGGGGAGTTGAGTTCTTCATTTCGGGCGATACGGTCTGGTTCTCTGAACTTTCACCACGACCACATGATACTGGTATGGTGACGTTGGCTGGTTCGCAGAATTTTTCGGAATTCGAGTTGCATGCACGGGCTGTGCTTGGACTTACTATTCCAGAAATCACCTTGGAACGTGTAGCTGCCAGTGCAGTTGTTTTGGCGAGTGATACGAATCCAGATCAACCGCTTGTGTCGGGTTTGGATGAAGCAGCTAAATTTCCTCAAACAGATTTCCGTGTTTTTGGCAAACCCAACACGCGACCATACAGAAGAATGGCCGTTGGATTGGCTTACGATGGTTTGGATGGGTCAACGGATGCGGTGCGAAAAGTGGCTAAGCAAGTGGCAGATTGCATCAAAATAAACTGA
- a CDS encoding metallophosphoesterase — protein MRLSLLISFSLFPIFLFAQNMVVKPYLQNAEPNSIHIMWESSTSGTSTVEYGVSNALGSTATGSSITGFGLSKIHDVELTGLQPATKYYYKTVTGSLQSSVYFFKTPPLKSSEASFNIVAMSDMQQDISHPSVFGDIVNDNLIPYINTKFGNDLAEDIGYFMIPGDLVDFGPLYQTWASTFFQPAENLLSYVPLYPVPGNHESNTPTFFKYFNLPMNGTMSNDYPEHWWYKDYSNVRLIGLESNSGYRVQEQLDWLETVLDDAATDSDIDFVFAQIHHPFKSELWIDGELDYTGDVITLLQDFSSNTGKPTTHFFGHTHGYSRGQSKDHNHLMVNVATAGGAIDNWGEFAQFDYPEFSRSDDDFGYILVEVEAGADPQFLLTRLSHGSYEDGLVTNVLKDSVRIKFNNPSPDKPTGIFPGDQDVLAPDCIIFLGSEFVDPDGDLHGATQWRIATDAAFSNIIYDEWYQHENWYYDVDLMAGNNMVDQEVNVLEENSTYYWQVRYRDRSLAWSEWSDANMFQTTNSSLTPNLLVNGDAEDGLTSWVEDQGAFESINSSECGGVDAYAGLKLFAVGGVCDANAYGEGHQYVDISAYATDIDGGNVLVNFGGYLRDYNGTDRPEFKLECYGASANLLATSATTGHQNATWTLKIESITVPVGTRFVKFILMGTRNGLGTDNDSYFDELFVKLNLNPGACAEYVPVGISEHVYNWGVSVYPNPFSEEATIEVLKPSRNANYQLEVYDRAGRMVYSTNSNTGKFKVSASRLASGFYLYRVTDGTWQSSGILVVN, from the coding sequence ATGAGGCTTTCGCTACTAATCTCCTTTTCGCTATTTCCAATTTTCCTATTTGCGCAAAACATGGTTGTAAAACCATACCTGCAAAATGCTGAACCGAACTCAATCCATATCATGTGGGAATCCAGCACAAGTGGTACCAGTACAGTAGAATATGGGGTCTCAAATGCTTTAGGTAGCACCGCGACTGGCTCATCCATCACAGGATTTGGTCTATCAAAGATTCATGATGTGGAACTGACCGGTTTACAACCTGCGACCAAATACTATTACAAAACGGTTACTGGAAGTCTACAGAGCAGTGTTTATTTCTTTAAAACACCACCGCTAAAATCATCCGAAGCTTCATTCAATATTGTTGCAATGAGCGACATGCAACAGGATATTTCACATCCCTCAGTATTTGGTGATATTGTGAACGACAACCTGATTCCATACATCAACACTAAGTTCGGCAACGACCTTGCGGAGGACATTGGCTATTTCATGATTCCTGGCGACTTGGTTGATTTTGGGCCGTTGTATCAGACTTGGGCATCCACATTTTTTCAGCCAGCTGAAAACTTATTGAGCTATGTCCCGCTCTACCCTGTTCCTGGCAATCACGAATCGAATACACCCACTTTCTTCAAGTATTTCAACCTGCCGATGAACGGCACCATGTCCAATGATTATCCTGAACATTGGTGGTACAAGGATTATTCAAATGTTCGGTTGATCGGCTTAGAATCGAACTCGGGATACCGAGTACAAGAGCAACTCGATTGGCTAGAGACCGTGCTGGACGATGCAGCTACCGACAGCGATATTGACTTTGTGTTTGCACAGATCCATCACCCGTTCAAATCGGAACTTTGGATAGATGGAGAACTGGATTATACAGGAGATGTGATTACCCTTTTACAGGATTTCAGTAGTAACACCGGGAAACCCACCACTCATTTTTTCGGTCACACGCATGGTTATTCACGTGGACAGAGCAAAGATCACAACCATTTAATGGTAAACGTTGCCACTGCTGGTGGCGCCATCGATAATTGGGGTGAATTTGCACAATTCGATTATCCTGAATTTTCGCGCAGCGATGATGATTTCGGCTATATACTTGTAGAAGTGGAAGCTGGCGCAGACCCACAATTCCTTCTTACCCGACTGAGCCATGGCAGCTACGAAGATGGCTTGGTGACCAACGTGCTTAAAGACAGCGTTCGAATCAAATTCAACAATCCTTCGCCCGATAAACCAACGGGCATTTTTCCTGGTGATCAAGATGTGTTGGCGCCCGATTGCATTATTTTTCTCGGAAGCGAATTCGTTGACCCAGATGGCGACCTACACGGGGCAACGCAATGGCGTATTGCTACCGATGCGGCCTTTTCAAATATCATTTACGATGAATGGTATCAGCACGAAAACTGGTACTATGATGTGGACCTGATGGCGGGCAACAACATGGTTGACCAAGAGGTGAATGTGCTGGAAGAGAATAGCACCTATTATTGGCAAGTGCGCTACCGTGATAGAAGTCTAGCATGGAGCGAATGGTCGGACGCCAACATGTTTCAGACCACCAATTCGAGCCTCACTCCTAACCTATTGGTGAATGGCGATGCGGAGGATGGCCTGACAAGTTGGGTGGAAGATCAAGGAGCGTTTGAATCAATTAACAGCAGCGAATGCGGGGGCGTTGATGCTTACGCAGGATTGAAATTGTTTGCGGTCGGTGGCGTTTGCGATGCCAATGCTTATGGCGAGGGGCATCAATATGTGGATATTTCGGCTTATGCCACCGACATCGATGGCGGCAATGTGCTGGTAAATTTCGGAGGCTACCTGAGAGACTACAATGGTACCGATAGACCAGAGTTCAAATTGGAATGCTATGGTGCATCTGCCAACTTGCTTGCCACCTCTGCAACCACAGGGCATCAGAACGCCACTTGGACCCTTAAAATCGAATCGATCACGGTACCAGTAGGAACACGCTTTGTGAAATTCATCCTAATGGGAACCCGTAATGGATTGGGTACGGACAACGACAGCTACTTTGATGAACTCTTTGTAAAACTAAACCTGAATCCGGGTGCCTGTGCCGAGTACGTTCCTGTGGGCATTTCAGAGCACGTTTACAACTGGGGCGTTTCGGTCTATCCGAATCCGTTCTCAGAAGAAGCTACTATCGAAGTGCTTAAGCCGAGTAGAAATGCCAATTATCAGTTGGAAGTTTATGACCGTGCAGGACGTATGGTTTACAGCACCAATTCAAATACTGGCAAATTCAAAGTCTCTGCAAGTAGATTAGCAAGTGGATTCTATCTCTATCGTGTTACAGATGGTACGTGGCAATCATCCGGTATATTGGTGGTGAATTAA
- a CDS encoding 1-acyl-sn-glycerol-3-phosphate acyltransferase yields the protein MGRFFYWLANLLWYRIGGWKVVSRIPVGLKKAVIAAAPHTANEDFPVGTGAWYAENKSASFIAKKELFDGPMGFIFKSMGGIPIDRSKSKNMVDQAADFFKDRDELFLVIAPEGTRAWKPRWKTGFYYIAKTAGVPIILAYMDFAKHEVGMGELFYPTDDEAADFKYIEDFYSKVTAKYPAKYNPKMTEE from the coding sequence ATGGGACGATTCTTTTATTGGTTGGCAAACCTGCTTTGGTACAGAATAGGTGGTTGGAAAGTCGTGTCGAGAATTCCAGTAGGATTGAAGAAAGCAGTCATTGCGGCTGCTCCTCACACGGCAAACGAAGACTTTCCTGTAGGAACTGGTGCTTGGTATGCTGAGAACAAATCGGCAAGTTTCATTGCTAAAAAAGAATTGTTCGATGGTCCGATGGGCTTCATTTTCAAATCAATGGGTGGAATTCCCATCGACCGATCGAAGAGTAAGAATATGGTAGATCAGGCCGCAGATTTTTTTAAAGACCGAGATGAATTGTTTCTAGTGATTGCACCAGAAGGCACGCGCGCTTGGAAACCGAGATGGAAAACAGGATTCTATTATATTGCAAAAACAGCAGGTGTTCCCATCATTCTTGCTTACATGGATTTCGCCAAGCACGAAGTTGGCATGGGGGAGCTGTTCTATCCAACAGATGATGAAGCTGCTGATTTTAAATACATCGAAGATTTCTATTCAAAGGTCACGGCTAAGTATCCAGCGAAGTACAATCCGAAAATGACGGAGGAATAA
- a CDS encoding UTP--glucose-1-phosphate uridylyltransferase has product MKVRKAVIPAAGFGTRMLPITSIVPKELLPVCGRPVIEHVVHEAAKAGIEEVILVISEGKEAVVDYFRPNKKLEAQLLKQGKHKELHELERIWNMVKITTVYQNEQLGLGHAVLCAKDAVGNEPFAVLLGDSIIHTDDCTSFTSKLLDAFNTYERSVVGVQQVEECLIHRYGIFEGGEFEDGIFHGRKLMEKPDQSQTDSNLAFCARYIFTPRIFQYLEQTQAGINNEIQLTDAMQQLLVSDGLNGVELKGDRFDVGDPKGLLLANLSLTEFDCD; this is encoded by the coding sequence ATGAAAGTGAGAAAGGCGGTGATTCCTGCTGCAGGATTCGGTACACGAATGCTTCCCATTACTTCAATCGTTCCAAAAGAATTGTTGCCAGTTTGCGGCAGACCGGTGATTGAGCATGTGGTACATGAAGCAGCAAAAGCAGGAATTGAAGAAGTGATACTCGTAATAAGCGAAGGCAAAGAAGCTGTGGTCGATTACTTCCGTCCGAATAAAAAGTTGGAAGCTCAACTCTTGAAGCAAGGCAAACACAAGGAATTGCATGAGCTGGAGCGCATTTGGAACATGGTGAAGATCACCACGGTTTATCAAAACGAGCAGTTGGGATTAGGACATGCTGTTCTGTGTGCAAAAGATGCAGTTGGAAACGAACCTTTTGCCGTGCTACTAGGTGATAGCATCATTCATACAGATGACTGCACTTCGTTTACATCAAAGCTTTTGGATGCATTCAACACTTACGAACGTTCTGTTGTCGGTGTTCAGCAAGTGGAAGAATGCCTCATTCATCGTTATGGCATCTTTGAAGGTGGCGAATTTGAGGATGGCATTTTCCATGGCAGAAAACTGATGGAAAAACCCGACCAAAGTCAAACAGATTCGAACTTGGCCTTCTGTGCGCGATACATATTCACGCCACGCATCTTCCAATATTTGGAACAAACTCAAGCGGGAATCAATAATGAAATTCAATTGACCGATGCCATGCAGCAACTGTTAGTTTCAGATGGCTTGAATGGTGTAGAATTGAAAGGTGATCGATTTGATGTTGGTGATCCGAAAGGATTGTTGCTTGCCAATCTTTCTTTGACCGAATTCGATTGTGACTAA
- a CDS encoding type 1 periplasmic binding fold superfamily protein — MKNTKNILWALPLFSILLFTACEKEDPVIPNEEELITTLIYTLTPEGGGTAVEFRFTDLDGDGGDAPVIVNGTLNANTTYYGVVTLLNEAETPAENITEEVEEEAEDHQFFYQFSSFFLTGGFDYADSDANGNPIGLITTFQTPDSQSGLNLTITLRHQPDKDAAGVDLGLIENAGGETDIEVTFNVVVQ, encoded by the coding sequence ATGAAGAACACAAAAAACATATTGTGGGCCTTGCCCCTATTTTCCATTCTATTATTCACCGCTTGTGAGAAGGAAGATCCAGTAATTCCAAACGAAGAGGAACTGATCACCACACTTATTTACACGCTTACTCCCGAAGGAGGTGGTACTGCTGTTGAATTCAGGTTTACCGACCTAGACGGTGATGGTGGTGATGCACCCGTTATCGTAAACGGAACGCTGAACGCAAACACTACCTACTATGGCGTTGTCACGCTACTGAATGAGGCAGAGACACCTGCCGAAAATATCACAGAAGAAGTGGAAGAGGAAGCGGAGGACCACCAGTTCTTCTATCAGTTCTCCTCTTTCTTTCTAACGGGTGGATTTGATTATGCTGACTCCGATGCCAATGGGAATCCGATCGGTTTGATCACAACGTTTCAAACACCTGACAGCCAGTCTGGGCTCAACCTCACAATTACCCTTAGGCACCAACCAGATAAGGATGCCGCTGGAGTTGATCTCGGACTTATTGAAAATGCTGGTGGCGAAACGGATATTGAAGTCACATTCAATGTAGTGGTTCAGTAA